From one Streptomyces sp. Q6 genomic stretch:
- a CDS encoding DUF6221 family protein — protein MTDDLAQWLGEQLDVDAAHAVAAAEEAPGAEWRYDGQYVVAVAERDMVAVGSQDFMDPKVGEHIAAHDPARVLREIDAKRQMLTLHAATGGHECSTRDERGDIDHCTWVMESEACPTLRLLALPYADRPGYREEWRP, from the coding sequence ATGACCGACGACCTGGCGCAGTGGCTCGGCGAGCAGCTCGACGTGGACGCGGCGCACGCCGTCGCTGCGGCCGAGGAGGCACCGGGTGCGGAGTGGCGGTATGACGGGCAGTACGTCGTGGCCGTCGCCGAGCGGGACATGGTGGCGGTCGGCTCGCAGGACTTCATGGACCCGAAGGTCGGCGAGCACATCGCCGCCCATGATCCGGCGCGCGTGCTGCGCGAGATCGACGCCAAGCGGCAGATGCTCACCCTGCACGCCGCGACAGGTGGGCACGAGTGCTCGACGCGGGACGAGCGCGGCGACATCGACCACTGCACCTGGGTCATGGAGTCCGAGGCGTGCCCGACGCTGCGCCTGCTCGCCCTGCCCTACGCGGACCGGCCCGGCTACCGCGAGGAGTGGCGGCCGTGA
- a CDS encoding HNH endonuclease yields MAGIRNGRPYRRLCAWQKALGLPCWICGHNIPTDVDGRTHPLAFTLDHEQPLSRGGNLLDPANARSAHRKCNSARGNRPTVKRPKRPALRW; encoded by the coding sequence GTGGCCGGCATCCGCAACGGGCGCCCCTACCGCCGCCTGTGCGCCTGGCAGAAGGCGCTCGGCCTGCCCTGCTGGATCTGCGGCCACAACATCCCGACCGACGTCGACGGCCGGACTCACCCGCTGGCGTTCACCCTCGACCACGAGCAGCCACTGTCCCGGGGCGGCAACCTCCTCGACCCGGCCAACGCCCGCAGCGCGCACCGCAAGTGCAACAGCGCCCGCGGCAACCGGCCGACCGTGAAGCGACCGAAGCGACCCGCACTGAGGTGGTGA
- a CDS encoding AAA family ATPase, producing MLYVITGPPAAGKSSWIESHAKPTDIVIDLDRITLALTGPGAPQWNQDATVVRVAQRARYAAIDEAVKHRDKVDVYLIHTRPKAKALAQYKRLDARIVAVDPGRDVVMKRIDAMRSPEMKRVATAWYNDRRRRAEQTVTQSPLRW from the coding sequence ATGCTGTACGTCATCACCGGCCCGCCAGCCGCGGGCAAGTCGTCGTGGATCGAGTCGCATGCCAAGCCCACCGACATCGTGATCGACCTCGACCGCATCACGCTCGCGCTCACCGGGCCTGGCGCACCGCAGTGGAACCAGGACGCGACCGTCGTCCGCGTCGCCCAGCGCGCCCGCTACGCAGCCATCGACGAGGCCGTGAAGCACCGCGACAAGGTCGACGTCTACCTCATCCACACCAGGCCCAAGGCCAAGGCGCTCGCGCAGTACAAGAGGCTGGACGCACGCATCGTGGCAGTCGACCCGGGCCGCGACGTGGTCATGAAGCGCATCGACGCGATGCGATCACCAGAGATGAAGCGCGTCGCCACCGCCTGGTACAACGACCGCCGACGGCGCGCAGAGCAGACCGTCACCCAGTCACCGCTGCGCTGGTAA
- a CDS encoding terminase, translating into MSEPAAPDPDYGVQTPRLFTAPPNYLSSAGQEAVELAAMAGLDLFPWQQSVLDVGMRERADGNWTAFEIAVNVARQNGKGGIIEARELAGLFLLKERLIIHSAHEFKTSRVAFQRIQSLILGCPDLRKRVKRMLCNTTETSITLTTGESLQFIARSGGSGRGWTGDCNILDEDMILGDDAMGALMPTMSAVPNPQLWYLGSAGIGAPSVQLARLRRRALAALEAGVPDPSLAYFEWSIDPHVDECPTGCTDHDDPDDLASWAKANPSLGYLITPEFVRNERASLGSSGIFERERLGVGQYPSDEADTWQVIGEEAWRALAVADAKRSGTVSFSIDMTPERSHAAICAAFPWRGGVHVTVVEHRPGAGWIVERAKELHAKWNPRCWVIDPASPAASLIGALEDADDGLGVEVVKPTGRDMAAACGQFYDAVSAQELTHFDDAPLASALAGAQQRPLGDAWAWARRGVSVDISPLVAATLAKWGLGAEVEEEGAPNLW; encoded by the coding sequence GTGTCCGAGCCCGCCGCGCCTGACCCTGACTACGGCGTACAGACGCCCCGCCTGTTCACCGCCCCGCCCAACTACCTGTCCTCGGCGGGGCAGGAGGCTGTCGAGCTGGCGGCGATGGCGGGCTTGGACCTGTTCCCGTGGCAGCAGAGCGTCCTCGACGTGGGGATGCGGGAGCGTGCCGACGGCAACTGGACCGCGTTCGAGATCGCCGTCAACGTTGCCCGGCAGAACGGCAAGGGCGGGATCATCGAAGCGCGGGAGCTGGCCGGGCTGTTCCTGCTGAAGGAGCGGCTGATCATCCACTCGGCGCACGAGTTCAAGACCAGCCGCGTCGCGTTCCAGAGGATCCAGTCCCTCATCCTCGGGTGCCCTGACCTGCGCAAACGCGTGAAGCGGATGTTGTGTAACACCACCGAGACGTCGATCACGCTGACCACCGGCGAGAGCTTGCAGTTCATCGCGCGCTCGGGCGGCTCGGGCCGTGGCTGGACCGGGGACTGCAACATCCTCGACGAGGACATGATCCTCGGCGATGACGCCATGGGCGCGCTCATGCCGACCATGTCCGCCGTCCCGAACCCGCAGCTCTGGTACCTGGGCAGCGCCGGCATCGGCGCGCCGTCCGTGCAGCTGGCCCGCCTGCGGCGCCGCGCGCTGGCCGCGTTGGAGGCTGGCGTCCCGGACCCGTCGCTGGCGTACTTCGAGTGGTCGATCGATCCGCACGTGGACGAGTGCCCGACCGGCTGCACCGACCACGACGACCCCGATGACCTGGCGTCGTGGGCCAAGGCGAACCCGTCGCTGGGCTACCTGATCACTCCGGAGTTCGTGCGCAACGAGCGGGCGTCCCTCGGCTCGTCGGGCATCTTCGAGCGGGAGCGGCTCGGTGTCGGCCAGTACCCGTCGGACGAGGCCGACACGTGGCAGGTCATCGGCGAGGAGGCGTGGCGGGCCCTGGCGGTCGCTGACGCGAAGCGCAGCGGCACGGTGTCGTTCTCCATCGACATGACCCCGGAGCGGTCGCACGCGGCGATCTGCGCCGCCTTCCCCTGGCGCGGCGGCGTCCACGTCACGGTTGTCGAGCACCGGCCCGGGGCGGGATGGATCGTTGAGCGGGCCAAGGAGCTGCACGCCAAGTGGAACCCGCGGTGCTGGGTGATCGACCCGGCCAGTCCGGCAGCGTCGCTCATCGGCGCCCTGGAGGACGCAGACGACGGGCTGGGCGTTGAGGTGGTCAAGCCCACGGGCCGGGACATGGCGGCGGCCTGCGGCCAGTTCTACGACGCGGTTTCCGCGCAGGAGCTGACGCACTTCGACGATGCGCCGCTCGCGTCCGCCCTGGCGGGCGCGCAGCAGCGGCCGCTCGGTGATGCGTGGGCGTGGGCCCGTCGGGGCGTGTCCGTGGACATCAGCCCGCTGGTCGCGGCGACCCTCGCCAAGTGGGGGCTCGGCGCTGA